A stretch of Candidatus Hydrogenedentota bacterium DNA encodes these proteins:
- a CDS encoding prepilin-type N-terminal cleavage/methylation domain-containing protein gives MTGRRRGFTLIELLVVIAIIGILAAILLPALARAREAARRASCQNNLKQWGLIFKLYAGESEGERFPSGSQWIAGGWIWSMGVDSEALYPEYWTDPNITICPSDSRNGRPPISNGASIWFTGSVGIQENIAEQVNRIQGSTPEANAVRHGILSWPVSYFYMPYAVTTSSQLMDAYYGTCWWYLNPSTPSQPEISYSSAQVTAVGGPPEWSRVVKWQNRSQQDIAAGAPQLPSTYLSFLPVGDDNGALLTSGYKRTREGIERFFVTDINNAGASAKAQSEVIVMFDAWSGSETQSVEGISNVAQFNHIPGGVNVLYMDGHVGYVKYNDGAPVNPASGPGSNGVWPLSVFLVGDLTRGAGFG, from the coding sequence ATGACAGGCAGAAGGCGAGGATTTACCCTGATAGAGTTGCTCGTGGTCATCGCGATCATCGGCATCCTGGCGGCGATTCTACTGCCGGCTCTGGCCCGGGCGCGCGAAGCGGCCCGGCGCGCGAGCTGCCAGAACAACCTCAAGCAGTGGGGCCTGATTTTCAAGCTCTACGCCGGTGAGAGCGAAGGGGAACGATTCCCGTCCGGCTCGCAGTGGATTGCGGGCGGCTGGATCTGGTCGATGGGGGTGGACAGCGAAGCGCTGTACCCGGAATACTGGACCGACCCGAACATCACCATATGTCCCTCGGATTCGCGCAATGGCCGCCCGCCGATTTCCAACGGCGCCTCCATCTGGTTTACGGGTTCCGTGGGTATTCAGGAGAACATTGCCGAACAGGTCAACCGGATTCAGGGCAGCACCCCGGAAGCGAACGCGGTGCGCCACGGGATCCTGTCCTGGCCCGTTTCGTACTTCTACATGCCGTATGCGGTAACCACAAGTTCGCAGCTCATGGACGCCTACTACGGCACCTGCTGGTGGTACCTGAATCCGTCGACGCCCAGCCAGCCGGAAATCAGTTACTCCTCCGCGCAGGTCACCGCGGTCGGCGGTCCCCCGGAATGGTCTCGCGTGGTGAAGTGGCAGAACCGTTCGCAGCAGGATATCGCGGCGGGCGCGCCCCAGCTCCCCTCGACCTACCTCAGCTTCCTGCCGGTCGGCGATGACAACGGCGCGCTGCTGACCTCCGGGTACAAGCGAACCCGGGAAGGCATCGAGCGCTTCTTCGTCACCGATATCAACAACGCGGGCGCGTCGGCCAAGGCGCAATCGGAAGTCATTGTCATGTTCGACGCGTGGTCCGGGTCGGAGACTCAGTCCGTGGAGGGCATCTCCAACGTCGCGCAGTTTAACCACATTCCCGGCGGCGTAAACGTGCTGTACATGGATGGCCACGTGGGCTATGTGAAGTACAACGATGGCGCGCCGGTAAATCCGGCCAGCGGCCCCGGAAGCAATGGCGTGTGGCCCCTCAGCGTGTTCCTGGTGGGCGATCTCACCCGGGGCGCCGGCTTCGGCTGA
- a CDS encoding substrate-binding domain-containing protein — MGSKAIGVMAAALAALCAVFAGCQPQPAVDGGRITVGAIVFQEDQYFRLIAQGMRDAAAKLDVNLMLNNSFGTLDKEIAIIDTYLANRVNALVIAPLSPQSSIPALKRTHDRGIPVITYDAHVEADFPASNIRSDQLELGRITGEAARAFIESQLGGNARIAIVQYIALAPETASQRVKGFKDEVTKLPGVEIVTEQDAWLAPEATSLVENMLTARPDIDLIWAANEGGTVGAVNAAGAANRKTPDHHVYVFGTDMSEQIGAFLLSGENVLQAVTGQKPFDIGAQAVQAAVAVLNNQPVEKKVALPGLLFSRNNPAEIEEYLALLKELAS; from the coding sequence ATGGGTTCAAAGGCAATTGGAGTAATGGCGGCCGCGCTGGCCGCCCTGTGCGCGGTCTTCGCGGGGTGCCAGCCCCAGCCGGCGGTGGACGGCGGACGGATCACGGTCGGCGCCATCGTTTTTCAGGAAGATCAGTACTTCCGCCTGATCGCGCAAGGCATGCGCGACGCCGCCGCAAAGCTCGACGTGAACCTCATGCTGAATAACAGCTTCGGAACGCTCGACAAGGAAATCGCCATCATCGACACCTACCTCGCCAATCGGGTGAACGCCCTCGTCATAGCCCCGTTGAGCCCGCAGAGTTCCATCCCCGCGCTCAAGCGGACCCACGACCGGGGGATACCCGTCATTACTTACGACGCGCACGTGGAGGCCGACTTTCCCGCAAGCAACATCCGCAGCGATCAGCTCGAACTGGGCCGCATCACGGGCGAGGCGGCCCGGGCGTTCATCGAAAGCCAGCTCGGCGGCAACGCCAGGATCGCCATCGTGCAGTACATCGCGCTGGCCCCGGAAACCGCCAGCCAGCGCGTGAAGGGCTTCAAGGATGAAGTAACAAAGCTCCCCGGCGTCGAAATCGTCACCGAGCAGGACGCCTGGCTCGCGCCGGAGGCCACCTCGCTCGTGGAAAACATGCTGACGGCCCGGCCGGATATCGATCTGATCTGGGCGGCCAACGAGGGCGGCACCGTCGGCGCGGTTAATGCGGCGGGCGCGGCGAACCGGAAAACACCCGATCACCATGTGTACGTCTTCGGCACCGACATGAGCGAACAGATCGGGGCCTTTCTGCTCTCCGGGGAAAACGTCCTGCAGGCCGTTACGGGCCAGAAGCCCTTCGATATCGGCGCCCAGGCGGTTCAGGCGGCCGTGGCCGTGTTGAATAACCAGCCGGTGGAGAAGAAAGTGGCCCTTCCGGGGCTCCTTTTCTCGCGCAACAACCCCGCCGAAATTGAGGAGTACCTGGCCCTGCTCAAAGAGCTCGCCAGCTGA
- a CDS encoding sugar ABC transporter ATP-binding protein: MTEPQVEARNITKVYPGTVALKGVSLAFMPGEVHALIGKNGAGKSSLVKILSGAARPTEGRILVGGREVELRSPGDAFQKGVATVYQELSLVPGLSVAHNMLLANLPTKFGGICIDWTAVYDRAAAILESLNLNINPHRPVNTLGMASQQMVEIAKAMSFEPRVLMLDEPTSSLANDETDSLFRLIRELAAKGVAIIYISHRLQELKRIADKVSALRDGELVGTIPIEEADPATVAHMMFGEVVPRHRPENLEAGEGTVLEVRGLERAGKLHGVSLSLNRGEILGIAGLVGAGRTELLRSISGADGIDSGEIIIDGHAVTRPTPARMKGLGIGLIPENRKEEGLVLSLNTRENICLASLGRIAWRGVIWKARQAPAVRRNVEGLHIAVHDVEAPVTTLSGGNQQKVVVGKWLNTEPRVLLLDEPTRGIDIQAKQQIFQLIWDLSKQGISTIFVSSELEELVDVCHRIVVMREGRIVGEVSPDSITPQKLFEYCVGAGAPVEGVSNA, encoded by the coding sequence ATGACCGAACCCCAAGTCGAAGCCAGAAATATTACCAAGGTTTATCCCGGCACGGTGGCGCTGAAGGGCGTGAGCCTTGCCTTTATGCCGGGCGAGGTGCACGCGCTCATCGGCAAGAACGGCGCGGGCAAAAGCTCCCTCGTGAAAATTCTCTCCGGCGCCGCCCGGCCCACGGAGGGCCGCATCCTGGTGGGCGGGCGGGAGGTGGAGCTCCGCTCGCCCGGCGACGCCTTCCAGAAGGGCGTCGCCACAGTCTACCAGGAGCTCAGTCTCGTGCCGGGCCTCAGCGTGGCCCACAACATGCTCCTGGCCAACCTCCCCACGAAGTTCGGCGGAATCTGCATTGACTGGACGGCGGTCTATGATCGCGCCGCGGCCATTCTCGAAAGCCTGAACCTCAACATCAATCCCCACCGGCCCGTCAATACCCTCGGGATGGCAAGCCAGCAAATGGTGGAGATCGCCAAGGCGATGTCGTTCGAGCCGCGTGTTCTGATGCTGGACGAACCCACCTCCTCACTCGCAAACGACGAAACGGACAGCCTCTTCCGGCTGATCCGAGAGCTGGCCGCCAAGGGCGTCGCCATTATCTACATCTCCCACCGCCTCCAGGAACTGAAGCGGATCGCGGACAAGGTCTCCGCGCTGCGCGACGGGGAACTCGTGGGGACGATTCCGATCGAGGAAGCGGATCCCGCCACCGTCGCCCACATGATGTTCGGCGAGGTCGTGCCCCGCCATCGTCCGGAAAACCTGGAGGCGGGGGAGGGCACGGTGCTCGAAGTGCGCGGCCTGGAACGCGCCGGCAAGCTCCACGGCGTCTCCCTCTCGCTCAACCGCGGCGAAATACTCGGTATCGCCGGGCTCGTCGGCGCGGGGCGCACGGAACTGCTGCGTTCCATCAGCGGCGCGGACGGGATCGATTCCGGCGAAATCATCATCGACGGCCACGCCGTCACACGGCCGACCCCGGCGAGGATGAAGGGGCTCGGCATCGGGCTCATCCCGGAAAACCGGAAGGAAGAGGGCCTCGTGCTCAGCCTGAACACCCGGGAGAACATTTGTCTCGCGAGCCTGGGCCGGATCGCCTGGCGCGGCGTGATCTGGAAGGCCCGCCAGGCCCCCGCGGTCCGCCGGAACGTCGAAGGGCTCCATATTGCCGTGCACGACGTGGAAGCCCCCGTCACGACGCTCAGCGGCGGCAACCAGCAGAAGGTGGTGGTCGGGAAGTGGCTCAACACGGAACCGCGCGTCCTCCTCCTCGACGAGCCGACCCGGGGCATCGATATCCAGGCCAAGCAGCAGATCTTCCAGTTGATCTGGGATCTGAGCAAGCAGGGTATCAGCACGATTTTCGTATCGAGTGAACTTGAAGAGCTGGTCGACGTCTGCCACCGCATCGTGGTTATGCGCGAGGGCCGGATCGTCGGGGAAGTCTCCCCGGATTCGATCACGCCGCAGAAGTTGTTTGAGTACTGTGTGGGCGCGGGCGCGCCGGTGGAAGGTGTATCAAATGCTTAA
- a CDS encoding ABC transporter permease, translating to MDLVLLAICIVLAFTAPNFLSLENFLNILRAVSMMGLIAFGMTMVIISKEIDLSVGSAVALSGCIAARLMQMGVPIPLAMVITLVTGALIGAFTGFIRVKFEVPSFITTLALFTAERGVALMITNGFPIAITSEWYAFLGGGYVFGIPFPAIIFIIAFAAIHFLMKYTVFGGEVYAVGGNDEAARLSGINVGRVRILVFSITGGLAALSGLLMSSRIASGSPTLAMGLELDVIAAVIIGGTSFTGGIGTVRGTLIGVLFIGVITNGMTLLNLDVYFQYIVRGGLILAAVLANRLQEVKK from the coding sequence ATGGATCTTGTGCTTCTGGCAATTTGCATCGTGCTCGCGTTCACCGCCCCGAACTTCCTGTCGCTGGAGAACTTCCTCAATATCCTGCGCGCGGTCTCCATGATGGGCCTCATCGCCTTCGGCATGACCATGGTCATCATCTCCAAGGAGATCGACCTGAGCGTCGGTTCGGCCGTGGCCCTCTCCGGCTGCATCGCCGCCAGACTGATGCAGATGGGGGTCCCGATTCCCCTCGCCATGGTCATTACCCTCGTTACCGGCGCGCTGATCGGCGCCTTCACGGGATTCATACGTGTCAAGTTCGAGGTGCCCTCCTTCATCACCACACTCGCGCTCTTCACCGCCGAACGCGGCGTCGCCCTGATGATCACAAATGGCTTCCCCATCGCGATTACCTCCGAGTGGTACGCCTTCCTGGGCGGCGGATACGTTTTTGGTATTCCGTTCCCCGCCATCATATTCATCATCGCCTTCGCGGCCATCCATTTCCTCATGAAGTACACCGTCTTCGGCGGCGAGGTCTACGCCGTGGGCGGAAACGACGAAGCGGCGCGCCTCTCCGGCATCAACGTGGGCCGGGTGCGCATTCTCGTCTTCTCGATCACCGGCGGGCTTGCGGCGCTCAGCGGCCTGCTGATGTCCTCCCGGATCGCAAGCGGATCGCCGACCCTCGCCATGGGGCTGGAGCTCGATGTGATCGCCGCGGTCATCATCGGCGGAACCAGCTTCACCGGCGGCATCGGCACCGTCCGGGGCACCCTGATCGGCGTGCTGTTCATCGGCGTCATCACCAACGGCATGACGCTGCTCAATCTGGATGTCTACTTTCAATACATCGTGCGCGGTGGCCTGATCCTGGCCGCCGTGCTGGCAAACCGGCTGCAGGAGGTCAAGAAATGA